In Desulfonatronospira thiodismutans ASO3-1, a single window of DNA contains:
- a CDS encoding radical SAM protein, translated as MGLMRILGSWGYPALDWIQVGITTRCNAECIYCPSPVFRKKDPGRHMSMQTFTGLSRAFPRAGLVYLQGWGEPMMHPEFMFMLKMVKDKGTKAGVTSNASLLTDERIRRLVDQGLDVLGLSVAGVDEANDRIRPGSPIKKVRQAVENVHRIRTLMGSSTPALHLAYMLLGSRRGDIRRMPGFFNALAPDQVVVSTLTLALDQEMDKEMYPARDKDDFEEFKAELLDMKSQVDGQEKVFFHVYNPYLPDGPCSENIHRACYVDVDGRVLPCVYTDVSAEDRVYRYFQGRPHPVYPIDFGHVPDDSLKSIWKSRQYRKFRGRFSAGECPEECATCTKRFIDDLTHEDPEPIRVDYTGPA; from the coding sequence ATGGGTCTGATGCGGATCCTGGGGTCCTGGGGTTATCCTGCTCTGGACTGGATACAGGTGGGAATAACCACCAGGTGCAATGCAGAGTGTATTTACTGCCCGAGTCCGGTATTCAGGAAAAAGGATCCCGGAAGACACATGTCCATGCAGACCTTTACCGGACTGTCCAGGGCCTTTCCCAGGGCCGGCCTGGTGTATCTCCAGGGATGGGGAGAACCCATGATGCACCCGGAATTTATGTTCATGCTCAAAATGGTCAAGGACAAGGGGACAAAGGCCGGGGTGACCAGCAATGCCAGCCTGCTGACAGACGAGCGCATCAGACGCCTGGTGGACCAGGGACTGGACGTCCTTGGACTGTCCGTGGCCGGAGTGGACGAGGCCAATGACCGCATCAGGCCGGGCAGCCCCATAAAGAAGGTACGTCAGGCCGTGGAAAATGTGCACCGCATCCGGACCCTTATGGGCAGTTCCACTCCCGCCCTGCACCTGGCCTATATGCTGCTTGGTTCCAGACGCGGGGATATCCGGCGGATGCCTGGATTTTTCAATGCCCTGGCCCCGGACCAGGTGGTGGTGAGCACTTTGACCCTGGCCCTGGATCAGGAAATGGACAAAGAAATGTATCCGGCCAGGGACAAAGATGATTTCGAGGAATTCAAGGCCGAGCTTCTGGATATGAAATCACAGGTTGACGGGCAGGAAAAAGTGTTTTTCCATGTCTACAATCCGTACCTGCCTGACGGCCCCTGTTCGGAAAATATCCATCGCGCCTGCTATGTTGACGTGGACGGCAGGGTGCTGCCCTGCGTATACACTGACGTGAGTGCAGAAGACAGGGTTTACAGGTATTTCCAGGGCCGGCCGCACCCGGTATACCCCATTGATTTCGGGCATGTCCCGGATGATTCCCTGAAAAGCATCTGGAAAAGCAGGCAGTACCGCAAGTTCAGGGGCAGGTTCAGCGCCGGGGAGTGCCCGGAGGAGTGCGCCACCTGCACCAAGCGTTTCATAGACGACCTGACCCATGAAGACCCCGAACCCATACGGGTGGATTACACAGGACCGGCATGA
- a CDS encoding MerR family transcriptional regulator → MNQELLTIKEIARRLDLPESNIRYYRDRFDRFLPSVGHGRKKRYKPEAVEVFRCIVEELGQSRSTQEIEEVLAARFSQNPSQVTWQQDSLSPAAYAQSGSDATYLQEALVTQSRALDKLSRAMQLERGLFADLQQMQSRQDRLKRAVYLLWKGYQKSLSRDRDGHQPGEVEKLREEVESLETRQTELEEKLESELKSMREELQKCQFWTKRLLMQSAREKTEPDKGDESQTGT, encoded by the coding sequence ATGAACCAGGAGCTTTTGACCATCAAGGAAATAGCCAGGAGACTTGATCTGCCTGAAAGCAACATCCGCTATTACCGGGACAGGTTTGACCGGTTTCTGCCCAGTGTGGGCCATGGGCGAAAAAAAAGGTACAAGCCCGAGGCCGTGGAAGTTTTCAGGTGCATAGTGGAAGAGCTTGGCCAAAGCAGATCCACCCAGGAGATCGAAGAGGTTCTTGCCGCCCGTTTTTCCCAGAATCCAAGCCAGGTGACCTGGCAGCAGGATAGCTTGAGTCCCGCGGCTTACGCACAGAGTGGAAGCGATGCTACTTATCTGCAGGAAGCACTTGTGACCCAGTCCCGCGCCCTGGACAAGCTTTCCCGGGCCATGCAGCTTGAACGGGGCCTTTTTGCGGACCTGCAGCAGATGCAGTCCAGGCAGGACAGGCTCAAAAGGGCCGTATACCTCTTGTGGAAAGGTTACCAGAAAAGTCTGTCCCGGGACCGAGACGGGCACCAGCCCGGGGAGGTAGAAAAGCTCAGGGAGGAAGTGGAGTCTTTGGAGACACGGCAGACTGAGCTGGAAGAAAAGCTTGAATCAGAACTAAAGTCCATGCGTGAGGAACTGCAGAAATGTCAGTTCTGGACCAAAAGGCTGCTTATGCAGTCTGCCCGGGAAAAGACTGAACCTGATAAAGGGGATGAATCTCAAACGGGCACTTAG
- a CDS encoding LpxI family protein encodes MAGSKKLGIIAGGGSFPLLVAQNARKQGYRVAAAAFEKETLPEIQAYTDQLVWLKLGQLGRLIRFLHQAGVSHVVFAGPINKPRAFDLRPDFRAIKLLVNLRSRNDNALLSSVADELHREGLEVISAIEFVPELISPAGLQSRRAPSFAEKKDILFAWPIIKQIGSLDIGQCIVVKERAVVAVEAIEGTDRAILRAGELSGSSLTVVKIFKPGQDQRIDLPALGSQTVRTMIQAGATCLAYESGTSLFFDRAEAVSLADEHKICLVGIDPDNPEAVQKL; translated from the coding sequence ATGGCCGGCAGTAAAAAACTGGGGATAATAGCCGGAGGAGGCAGCTTTCCCCTCCTGGTGGCTCAAAACGCCCGCAAACAGGGCTACCGCGTGGCGGCAGCAGCTTTTGAAAAGGAAACCCTCCCGGAAATCCAGGCCTATACCGACCAGCTTGTATGGCTCAAACTCGGCCAGCTGGGCAGACTCATCAGGTTTCTGCACCAGGCCGGGGTTTCCCATGTGGTTTTTGCAGGCCCAATAAATAAGCCCAGGGCCTTTGATCTACGCCCCGACTTCAGGGCCATCAAGCTGCTGGTAAACCTGCGCAGCCGCAACGACAATGCTCTTTTAAGCTCTGTGGCCGATGAACTGCACCGGGAAGGCCTGGAGGTGATATCCGCCATAGAGTTTGTCCCGGAACTCATATCTCCTGCGGGCCTTCAGTCCAGACGAGCCCCTTCATTTGCCGAAAAAAAAGATATCCTGTTTGCCTGGCCCATCATAAAACAGATAGGCAGCTTAGACATAGGCCAGTGCATCGTGGTCAAGGAAAGGGCGGTGGTGGCGGTAGAAGCCATAGAAGGCACCGACAGGGCCATTTTGAGAGCAGGCGAGCTATCCGGGTCCAGCCTTACAGTGGTCAAGATCTTCAAGCCGGGCCAGGACCAGCGCATTGATCTGCCGGCACTGGGCAGCCAGACGGTAAGAACCATGATTCAGGCCGGTGCCACCTGCCTGGCTTACGAATCCGGAACCAGCCTGTTCTTTGACCGCGCAGAAGCCGTAAGCCTGGCGGATGAGCACAAAATCTGCCTGGTGGGCATTGACCCGGACAACCCCGAAGCTGTGCAGAAGCTCTAA
- the lpxA gene encoding acyl-ACP--UDP-N-acetylglucosamine O-acyltransferase — MKTQIHPTSIVHPEAELGPGVVIGPYVIIEESTSLGEGTRVDAFAQIKKFTSLGRNNHVYSYACIGEGPQDIKYQGEETWLRLGDDNKIREYTTLNRGTPDGRGVTSIGSGCFLMAYTHVAHDCILEDGVIMANGATLGGHVHLGQKAVIGGLCAVHQFVRIGEYAFIGGKSGIAQDVPPYMLAVGERARLVGPNLIGLRRAGFPREEISALKKAFNLIWKSDLSHVQALEKAGQDFSGLRLTDNLVSFLKSSSRGVVSLERNPERNGRQ, encoded by the coding sequence GTGAAAACACAAATCCATCCAACCTCCATAGTCCACCCTGAAGCCGAGCTGGGGCCTGGAGTGGTCATCGGGCCTTATGTCATCATCGAGGAGAGTACCAGCCTGGGCGAGGGAACCAGGGTGGACGCTTTTGCCCAGATCAAGAAGTTCACCAGCCTGGGACGAAACAACCACGTCTACTCCTACGCCTGCATCGGTGAAGGCCCGCAGGATATCAAGTACCAGGGCGAGGAAACCTGGCTCAGGCTGGGGGACGACAACAAGATCCGGGAGTACACGACCCTGAACAGGGGTACTCCTGACGGCAGGGGTGTCACCAGCATCGGTTCCGGGTGTTTTCTCATGGCTTACACCCACGTGGCCCACGACTGCATCCTGGAAGACGGGGTGATTATGGCCAACGGGGCCACCCTGGGCGGGCACGTACACCTGGGACAAAAAGCGGTCATTGGCGGCCTCTGCGCTGTGCACCAGTTCGTGCGCATAGGCGAGTACGCCTTTATCGGGGGCAAAAGCGGCATAGCCCAGGATGTCCCTCCGTATATGCTGGCTGTAGGAGAAAGGGCCAGGCTGGTGGGACCCAATCTCATCGGACTGCGCCGGGCCGGATTCCCCAGGGAGGAAATCTCGGCTCTGAAAAAGGCATTCAATCTTATCTGGAAGTCGGACTTAAGCCATGTTCAGGCCCTGGAAAAAGCGGGGCAGGATTTTTCCGGCTTAAGGCTGACAGACAACCTGGTCTCCTTTCTCAAGTCCAGCAGCAGGGGAGTGGTGTCCCTGGAGCGAAACCCGGAGCGAAATGGCCGGCAGTAA
- the fabZ gene encoding 3-hydroxyacyl-ACP dehydratase FabZ, producing MSIQDILNFLPHRYPFLLVDRVVQLEPFKSLKALKNVTINEPFFQGHFPDYPVMPGVLILESLAQAGGLLVAGSVPDQMQGKIFLFTGVDKVRFRKPVFPGDSLYMHITYDRHRMNLWRMHGQAVVQDRVAAEGMFSATIVDREDQA from the coding sequence ATGTCCATTCAGGACATCTTGAACTTTCTGCCCCATCGCTATCCATTTCTGCTGGTGGACCGGGTGGTGCAGCTGGAGCCCTTTAAAAGCCTCAAGGCCCTGAAAAACGTCACCATAAACGAGCCTTTTTTCCAGGGGCATTTCCCGGATTACCCGGTTATGCCCGGTGTGCTCATTCTGGAGTCCCTGGCCCAGGCCGGAGGGCTTCTGGTGGCTGGAAGCGTTCCGGACCAGATGCAGGGCAAGATTTTTCTTTTTACCGGTGTGGACAAGGTGCGCTTTCGAAAGCCCGTCTTTCCAGGGGACAGCCTGTATATGCATATAACTTACGACCGGCACCGCATGAACCTGTGGCGTATGCACGGCCAGGCCGTGGTCCAGGACAGGGTGGCGGCCGAAGGCATGTTTTCAGCAACCATCGTAGACAGGGAAGACCAGGCGTGA
- the lpxD gene encoding UDP-3-O-(3-hydroxymyristoyl)glucosamine N-acyltransferase, translating into MLLSEIAARLKLEYTGEDLDITGVNTLEQAGPDELSFLSDSRYLPRLETTSAGAVIVPPEKAEMVSRAIKSPNPYLDFARVMQLFHEPQGMQESFPGQEGIHSTATIDPTAIIHPMVFIGANARIGPGCRIFPHCYIGENVVLGRDCLVYPQVSIMAGCRINDRVIIHPGAVIGSDGFGFIQDGEERVKIPQVGRVVIEDDVEIGSCTTIDRATLGETRIGKGTKIDNLVQIAHNVQTGENCVLISQVGISGSVRLGSNVILGGQVGVAGHLEIEDNCRVAAKSGVGKSLPANTDAGGIPAMDHTTFLRNAVLLPRLSQMNKRIKQLEKQIQSSNRPNQGEDK; encoded by the coding sequence ATGCTTCTCTCTGAAATCGCAGCCCGCCTCAAACTTGAATACACAGGTGAAGACCTGGACATAACCGGGGTAAACACCCTGGAGCAGGCCGGACCGGACGAGCTGTCCTTTCTGTCTGATTCCAGGTACCTGCCCCGGCTTGAAACCACCTCGGCCGGGGCGGTAATTGTTCCCCCGGAAAAGGCGGAGATGGTGTCCAGGGCCATAAAAAGCCCAAACCCCTACCTGGATTTTGCCCGGGTCATGCAGCTTTTTCATGAACCTCAGGGCATGCAGGAGAGTTTTCCAGGGCAGGAAGGCATCCACTCCACGGCCACCATTGACCCTACAGCTATTATTCACCCCATGGTCTTTATCGGGGCCAATGCCCGCATAGGACCTGGATGCCGCATCTTTCCCCACTGCTATATCGGGGAGAATGTGGTTCTTGGCCGGGACTGCCTGGTTTACCCCCAGGTGAGCATTATGGCCGGCTGCCGCATAAATGACCGGGTCATTATTCACCCGGGTGCGGTCATAGGCAGCGACGGCTTCGGCTTTATCCAGGACGGTGAAGAGCGTGTTAAGATTCCCCAGGTGGGCAGGGTGGTCATCGAGGACGATGTGGAGATAGGCTCCTGCACCACCATTGACCGGGCCACCCTGGGCGAAACCAGGATAGGAAAGGGGACCAAGATAGACAACCTGGTCCAGATCGCCCACAATGTGCAGACTGGGGAAAACTGCGTGCTCATATCCCAGGTGGGGATATCCGGAAGCGTACGTCTGGGCAGCAATGTCATCCTGGGGGGCCAGGTGGGTGTTGCCGGACATCTGGAAATCGAAGACAACTGCCGGGTGGCGGCCAAGTCCGGGGTGGGAAAATCTTTGCCCGCCAACACCGATGCCGGCGGCATCCCGGCCATGGATCACACTACTTTCCTGCGCAACGCGGTTCTTCTGCCCAGGCTCTCCCAGATGAACAAAAGGATCAAGCAGCTTGAAAAGCAGATACAGTCCAGTAACAGACCGAACCAAGGAGAAGACAAGTGA
- a CDS encoding OmpH family outer membrane protein has translation MKKTVLLLIICLLVPSMALAENKIGIVEVQRILESSEPGKQALGQLTLRFEEMRDDLEEERAEVERLREELQKQSMVLSQEAQQDMEAELRQKMQQFQQKYQSYQARMQQEEQELSDPIIDLLFEVIDDFAEKNGFDMILDAQGSGIIYAKDAMNVTDELMDEVNQAWEARN, from the coding sequence ATGAAAAAAACAGTTCTTTTACTTATTATCTGCCTGCTGGTTCCGAGTATGGCCCTGGCGGAAAACAAAATCGGCATAGTGGAAGTGCAGCGCATCCTGGAGTCATCGGAACCAGGCAAGCAGGCCCTGGGCCAGCTGACCCTGCGGTTCGAGGAGATGCGTGATGACCTGGAGGAAGAAAGGGCCGAGGTGGAAAGACTGCGGGAAGAACTGCAGAAGCAGAGTATGGTCCTGAGTCAGGAGGCCCAGCAGGACATGGAGGCGGAACTGCGCCAGAAGATGCAGCAGTTCCAGCAGAAATACCAGTCCTACCAGGCCAGGATGCAGCAGGAGGAACAGGAACTCTCGGATCCCATCATCGACCTGCTTTTCGAGGTCATAGATGATTTTGCCGAGAAAAACGGGTTCGACATGATCCTGGATGCGCAAGGAAGCGGAATAATCTACGCAAAGGATGCCATGAACGTCACCGACGAACTCATGGATGAAGTGAACCAGGCCTGGGAAGCCCGGAATTAA
- the bamA gene encoding outer membrane protein assembly factor BamA, which translates to MSLINNSLLQRVLVFLPFFLLMLAAGTSHAGQKQILVLPFEINAPEELEYLQTGLPSMLTSSLRDKGLDVVEPELGQTLITREEVSYLDVEKARRLALLGDGRFALYGTFNAVDEYISLDARLVDGYGERETVPFYIVKEGVINILPAVEELAEKVYQEMLREERIASIDIEGVDILDPDVVLLRLQVQEGDMYDPEKLNRELRNIFDLGYFDDVQFHVEDTPQGKEVTIVVEEKPLIQNINISGADDISESDVREVLTTRTGSVVNPQIISEDLGRIRELYRGKGYYNATVDYSISEIDEREANLNINIDEGNRLFIRGIEIRGAEEISERTLRGEMELKRRGIFSWLTGRGVLREELLDRDVAALEAFYADKGYIDARVGQPDVDYEEDGIYLTFHVEEGHRYKMGEVSFQGDLLVSEDELKKLTILDDLGEEGEYFSRSSMQKDTQNLADFYTDYGYAFAEADVNMQVDEDEKKVDVIYNLSKGEKIYIGRVLIEGNTRTRDNVIRREMRLTDGDLFRGSDLRRSTERLQRLDYFEQVDIQPVPTEDDNVLDLVTQVEEKPTGMLSAGAGYSSYDRVFFTGMIQQRNLFGKGYQLSFSGSFGARTTRFDLDFWNPRVRDSNLGMGADLYWIDEEYFTYDRDTRGGRAKFAYTIGEYTRLHWNYRLENYEITNVDDDAHRDIKDLEGENWSSGAYVAAIRDTRNRRINPSRGTRNLLSVEYAGGLLQGDDNFIKYIASSDYYRPVLNRSIFHWKGQAGYVMRNTDEDIPNFELFRLGGINSVRGYAARKLAPRFDDGEVKGGDKHFFTNFELLHPLNEEIGLMGLVFFDAGNVWDKGESVDFDLYKSIGAGVRWYSPMGPIRVEYGYALDDLEDSSRSQIEFSMGHEF; encoded by the coding sequence ATGTCCTTAATCAATAACTCACTGTTGCAACGGGTACTTGTCTTTCTGCCCTTTTTTCTTCTGATGCTGGCTGCCGGCACCTCACATGCCGGACAAAAGCAGATACTGGTTCTGCCCTTTGAAATAAACGCCCCTGAAGAGCTTGAATATTTACAGACCGGTCTGCCTTCCATGCTTACCAGTTCCCTGCGGGACAAGGGCCTGGATGTTGTTGAGCCGGAACTGGGGCAGACCCTTATCACACGGGAAGAAGTAAGCTATCTGGACGTAGAGAAGGCCCGGAGACTGGCCCTTCTGGGAGACGGCCGCTTTGCCCTCTATGGCACCTTCAATGCAGTGGACGAATACATAAGCCTGGATGCAAGACTTGTGGACGGCTATGGTGAAAGGGAAACCGTGCCTTTCTACATAGTCAAGGAAGGCGTGATAAACATCCTGCCGGCAGTGGAGGAACTGGCGGAAAAGGTTTATCAGGAAATGCTCCGCGAGGAGCGCATCGCCTCCATCGACATTGAAGGCGTTGATATCCTGGATCCGGACGTGGTCCTGCTTCGCCTCCAGGTCCAGGAAGGTGACATGTATGACCCGGAAAAACTAAACCGGGAACTGCGCAATATCTTCGACCTGGGATATTTCGACGACGTGCAGTTCCATGTCGAGGACACACCCCAGGGTAAGGAAGTCACCATCGTGGTGGAGGAAAAGCCCCTGATTCAAAATATCAACATATCCGGAGCCGATGATATCAGCGAAAGCGATGTCCGGGAAGTGCTCACCACCAGAACAGGATCGGTGGTAAACCCCCAGATCATCAGTGAAGACCTGGGCAGGATCCGGGAGTTGTACCGGGGCAAGGGATATTACAACGCCACAGTTGATTACAGCATTAGTGAAATCGACGAGCGTGAAGCCAACCTGAACATCAATATTGACGAGGGCAACCGCCTGTTCATCCGCGGCATCGAGATCCGTGGGGCGGAGGAAATAAGCGAGCGCACCCTGCGCGGGGAAATGGAGCTTAAAAGACGCGGCATCTTTTCCTGGCTTACCGGCAGAGGAGTTTTAAGAGAAGAGCTTCTGGACCGGGATGTGGCCGCCCTGGAAGCCTTCTACGCGGACAAGGGATATATTGATGCCCGGGTGGGACAGCCGGACGTGGACTACGAAGAGGACGGCATCTACCTGACCTTCCACGTGGAGGAAGGCCACCGCTACAAAATGGGTGAGGTATCATTCCAGGGGGACCTCCTGGTAAGCGAAGATGAACTGAAAAAGCTGACCATCCTGGACGACCTGGGAGAAGAAGGCGAGTACTTCAGCCGCTCTTCCATGCAAAAAGATACCCAGAACCTGGCCGATTTTTACACCGACTACGGCTATGCCTTTGCCGAAGCCGATGTGAACATGCAGGTGGACGAGGATGAAAAAAAGGTCGATGTCATCTACAACCTGAGCAAGGGCGAGAAGATCTACATCGGTCGGGTACTCATCGAGGGCAATACCAGGACCAGGGATAACGTCATCCGCAGGGAAATGCGCCTCACCGACGGAGATCTTTTCCGGGGCAGCGACCTTCGAAGATCCACGGAAAGACTGCAGCGCCTGGACTATTTTGAGCAGGTGGATATTCAGCCTGTACCCACTGAAGACGACAACGTGCTGGACCTGGTAACCCAGGTGGAGGAAAAGCCCACCGGCATGCTTTCCGCCGGGGCAGGCTACTCATCTTATGACCGGGTGTTTTTCACCGGAATGATCCAGCAGAGAAACCTCTTTGGCAAGGGGTACCAATTGAGCTTCAGCGGAAGTTTCGGAGCCCGGACCACCCGCTTTGACCTGGATTTCTGGAACCCCCGGGTCCGGGACAGCAACCTGGGCATGGGAGCCGACCTGTACTGGATAGATGAAGAATATTTCACTTACGACCGGGACACCCGGGGGGGCAGGGCCAAGTTCGCCTACACCATCGGGGAATACACCAGACTGCACTGGAATTACCGCCTTGAAAACTACGAGATCACCAATGTGGACGACGATGCCCACCGGGACATCAAGGACCTGGAAGGAGAAAACTGGTCCAGCGGTGCCTATGTGGCGGCCATTCGCGACACCCGCAACCGGCGCATAAACCCCTCCAGGGGAACCAGAAACCTGCTCTCAGTTGAATATGCCGGTGGTCTTCTGCAGGGTGATGATAACTTCATCAAGTACATTGCCAGCTCAGACTACTATCGACCAGTTTTAAACAGAAGTATATTCCACTGGAAAGGACAGGCAGGTTACGTCATGCGCAACACGGATGAAGACATCCCCAACTTTGAACTCTTCCGCCTGGGCGGGATCAACAGCGTGCGCGGCTATGCGGCGCGCAAGCTGGCCCCGAGGTTCGACGACGGGGAAGTCAAGGGCGGCGACAAGCACTTCTTCACCAATTTTGAGCTGCTGCATCCCTTGAACGAAGAGATCGGCCTCATGGGCCTGGTCTTTTTCGATGCCGGCAATGTCTGGGATAAAGGGGAAAGCGTGGATTTCGACTTGTACAAGAGTATCGGGGCCGGTGTACGCTGGTATTCTCCCATGGGCCCCATCCGGGTTGAATACGGTTATGCCCTGGACGATCTGGAGGACAGCAGCCGCAGCCAGATCGAGTTCTCCATGGGGCATGAATTTTAA
- a CDS encoding ABC transporter ATP-binding protein, translated as MNEPLYKLENLSKSFTSGPETITVLDRVDLCIEKKETVAVQGASGCGKSTLLHILGTLDDPTEGKVFFNGQDLSTLTPVQKAALRRTEMGFIFQFHHLLPEFNTLENVAMPAVINGINRKKAHEAALEALDQVGLKHKAGQSVTTLSGGESQRAAIARAILPRPGVLLADEPTGNLDEAKGREVGDLLLHLNRELGMTLVVVTHNLDLASRMNINYELKSGGMYVLNQ; from the coding sequence ATGAATGAACCCCTTTACAAACTGGAAAATCTGAGCAAGTCTTTCACTTCCGGCCCGGAAACCATCACTGTCCTGGACAGGGTGGATCTGTGCATCGAGAAAAAAGAGACCGTGGCGGTCCAGGGAGCCTCGGGATGCGGCAAGAGTACTCTGCTGCACATTCTGGGCACCCTGGACGACCCCACTGAAGGAAAGGTCTTTTTCAACGGACAGGATCTGTCCACTCTTACTCCTGTACAAAAGGCCGCACTGCGAAGAACAGAGATGGGGTTCATTTTCCAGTTTCACCATTTGCTCCCCGAGTTCAACACCCTGGAAAACGTGGCCATGCCTGCCGTAATAAACGGCATCAACAGAAAAAAGGCCCATGAGGCCGCCCTTGAGGCCTTAGACCAGGTAGGGCTGAAGCACAAGGCCGGCCAGAGCGTTACCACACTGTCCGGTGGAGAAAGCCAGCGTGCGGCAATCGCCAGGGCTATTCTGCCCCGGCCTGGAGTGCTCCTGGCGGATGAACCCACAGGCAACCTGGACGAGGCCAAAGGACGGGAAGTGGGGGATCTGCTTCTGCATTTAAACCGTGAACTGGGCATGACCTTAGTGGTGGTGACCCACAATCTGGACTTGGCTTCGCGCATGAATATAAATTACGAACTAAAATCAGGTGGCATGTATGTCCTTAATCAATAA
- a CDS encoding lipoprotein-releasing ABC transporter permease subunit, with protein MRFEFLVALRYLRAKREQAFISVISLLSVLGVALGVAALIIVLGVMNGFSENLRDKILGLNAHIVVGSHTGTIADYQDMAGDLEEIAGVRGATPFIYSEVMLSTPSGVKGVVLRGIDPQGAKQVLGLDQEMVQGGVLDLEIEKDFPGLIIGQELAANLRAGTGDTVNVMAPSGEGTSAGFTPSITTFDVRGVFRTGMYEYDTSFAYTTINDAQELMGFTRDVVSGMELRVHDADRARELSERVSEKLGGYPYYVRNWKEMNENLFAALELEKIAMGVILAMIVLVGSFSIITALVMLVMEKTRDIAILMSMGTTRRMIRNIFVLLGLMIGGLGTALGFAVGLGGCYILENYKFIRLPADVYFMEYLPVLLHTSDLIIIAVAAMVLCFLATIYPARKASGLNPSEALRHE; from the coding sequence ATGCGTTTTGAATTTTTAGTGGCTTTGCGCTATCTCCGGGCCAAGAGGGAGCAGGCCTTTATATCGGTCATTTCTCTCTTGTCCGTTTTGGGTGTGGCCCTGGGTGTTGCAGCTCTCATTATTGTCCTGGGGGTCATGAACGGTTTCAGCGAGAACCTGCGGGACAAGATCCTGGGTCTGAACGCTCATATTGTAGTGGGCAGCCACACCGGCACCATAGCCGATTACCAGGATATGGCCGGAGACCTGGAAGAAATAGCCGGGGTCAGGGGCGCAACCCCTTTCATTTATTCCGAAGTCATGCTCAGCACCCCCTCGGGGGTTAAGGGGGTGGTGCTGAGAGGTATAGACCCCCAGGGCGCAAAACAAGTTCTGGGGCTGGACCAGGAAATGGTCCAGGGTGGCGTTCTGGACCTGGAGATAGAAAAGGACTTCCCCGGCCTGATTATCGGACAGGAACTTGCCGCCAATCTCCGTGCAGGCACAGGGGACACAGTGAATGTCATGGCCCCTTCCGGGGAAGGCACTTCAGCCGGTTTCACGCCCAGCATAACCACATTTGATGTCCGGGGCGTCTTCAGGACAGGCATGTATGAGTACGACACCTCTTTTGCCTACACCACAATCAATGACGCCCAGGAACTCATGGGATTTACCCGCGACGTGGTTTCCGGCATGGAGCTGCGGGTCCACGACGCTGACCGCGCCCGGGAGCTGTCCGAGAGGGTGTCTGAAAAACTGGGGGGGTACCCCTACTACGTGCGCAACTGGAAGGAGATGAATGAAAATCTCTTTGCCGCACTGGAACTGGAAAAAATCGCCATGGGCGTTATCCTGGCCATGATTGTCCTGGTGGGGTCCTTCAGCATCATCACCGCCCTGGTTATGCTGGTCATGGAAAAGACCCGGGATATAGCCATACTCATGTCCATGGGCACCACCAGGCGGATGATCCGCAATATATTCGTCCTGCTGGGACTGATGATAGGGGGGCTTGGCACCGCTCTGGGCTTTGCAGTGGGCCTGGGAGGCTGCTATATTCTTGAGAACTACAAGTTTATCCGTTTGCCGGCGGATGTCTATTTCATGGAGTACCTGCCGGTGCTCTTACACACTTCAGACCTGATAATAATAGCTGTAGCCGCCATGGTCCTTTGCTTTCTGGCCACCATATATCCGGCCCGCAAAGCATCGGGGCTCAACCCCTCCGAGGCTCTTAGGCATGAATGA